The Bacteroidota bacterium nucleotide sequence GAAAAACAACGCCAAACTTTAAACTTCAATTCCCCTATTTAATTTTAAATTATTCCTCCCATTTATCTCCTTCTGGAGCTTTTGGATTTTGCGGAGTTGTTCCTTTCAGCGAAAGTACAAAACTGGAAACCTGTTGAATTTGTGTAGGTCTCAATGATGCGCTCCAGGCAATCATTCCTTTTCCCGGACGACCACCATTGGAGATTGTTTTAAACACATCTTTAATTCCTCCCCCCAATATCCAATATTCATCTGTTAGGTTTGGACCTATCATACCTCCTCCATCGGCAGTATGACATGCAGCACAGTTTGCCTGAAATATTTTATTTCCTTCATCCATAGAGGCAGCATCAGTCAACATTTCAACATTTTCCAGGCTCACTAAATCAGGTGTATTCTTTAAGTATTCTTCAACTTCAGCTTTTGCTTCTGCCATTTCTATTTCATACTCTTCGGTCTGATTAGGACCATCCATAACGTAGAACCTGATTATGTAGGCAAATGCGAAGAAAATAGTTATGTAGAACAACCAAACCCACCATGGAGGAAGCTCGTTGTCTAACTCCTGAATACCATCATAGTCATGATCGAGAAGCACATCCTTTTCATGTTCAATAGGTTTTGCATCTGTCAAACTGTTCATCAGGGCTTTCCATCCGGTTCTTTTACCTTTTAAAACTTCAGCACGTTCTTCGGCCGACATGTTGTGGAGCTTAATAGCATCCAGCGATTTGTTTACAGCATCGATTGCCAATAACAAGAGTGCCACAACAAACATAAACATCCATAAATATGGACTTTCCCAAAATCCCGGATACTTTTCGGTATCTAGCATTAGGGCTATTACAACAGCAATGGTTATTAAAACCAATGGAATTGTAATATAAACAGGGATACGATTTTTCATCTGTAAAATATTTTTTTTGTTTTGTCAGATGGAACTCACATAACAAACTCGTCTTGAGTGATAAAACTGATTTTGCTATGCTCGTTTCATTTTTTCATATTTTTTATAAAATATTATCTGAGTTAGAATCATCAAACGGAAGCATCTCATTTTCATGAATTGTCTTATCCGGTGTTTTTATTGCAAACCAAGTAACGGCAGCAAAGAACAGGAAGAAGATCAACAATGAAATTATCGGATATATCTCTATACCCTCCATACTTGTCATGTGATGTTTTATAAATCTAAGCATATATTATTATTCGGTTTTTATATCAACACCTAAACGTTGCAGGTATGCTATCAGTGAAATTATCTCTGCATCTGCAGTAATTTCAATGTTAGGATCCTTGTTCAGGTTAGCAGATATTTCGTTTGCCTGTTCCTCAAGATTAGCAGTTGCTCCTTCGATATATGTATCAGAATATGGAACACCTACAATTGAAAGGGTCTTTAATTTTTCTGAAACCAGTGAATAATCCAGTTTATCGGTAAACAACCACGGATAACGTGGCATTATAGATCCCGGCGATGTAATACGCGGGTCGTACATGTGGCTAAAATGCCATGCATCGTTGTATTTACCTCCAATTCTCATAAGGTCCGGACCTGTACGCTTTGATCCCCAAAGGAATGGGTGATCATATACATATTCACCTGCTTTTGAGTATTCGCCATAACGCTCGGTTTCCGAACGGAACGGACGAATCATCTGAGAGTGGCAGTTGTTACAACCTTCTCTGATATAAATATCTCTACCTTCAACTTCGAGAGCCGTAAGAGGACGTACAGCCTCTATAGTAGGAATATTTGATTTAACTACAATTGTAGGAATAATTTCAACAGCCCCGCCAATAGCAATAGCAATAACTGCCAGTATTGTAAATTGTACCGGTTTACGCTCTAATGCATAATGCCATGTTTCGCCCGGTAATCTCGATACTGTTACCGGTTCAAGATCTGCAGCTTCGGCGGCCTCATCTTCAACAGCACTACCCTGCCTAATAGTCATAATTGCGTTCCAGGCAAGAATTAGAATCCCTATAAGATATAAAGTTCCTCCAAAGGCACGCATCATATACATCGGTAAAATCTGCGTAACTGTTTCAAGGAAATTTCCATATACTAAAGTTCCGTCGGGGTTGAATTGTTTCCACATCGCTGCCTGGGCAAATCCGGCCCAATATAAAGGAATCGCGTAGAACAAAATACCTAAGGTACCTATCCAGAAATGTAAATTTGCCAATTTCTGAGAATACAAATTAGTTTTCCACATTCTAGGCAACAACCAGTAAATCATACCAAATGCCAGGAATCCGTTCCATGCTAATGCACCAATGTGTACGTGACCAACTATCCAGTCAGTAAAGTGACCTATGGCATTTACATTTTTCAAAGAAAGCATTGGTCCTTCGAAAGTTGACATACCATAACCTGTAATAGCAACTACAAAGAATTTTAGAATCGGATCTTCACGAACCTTATCCCATACACCGCGAAGTGTTAAAAGTCCGTTTATCATACCTCCCCAGGATGGTGCAATAAGCATAATTGAGAATACCGTACCTAAACTTTGTGCCCAATCGGGTAATGCACTGTAAAGTAAGTGGTGTGGTCCTGCCCAAATATACAGGAAGATTAATGACCAAAAGTGAATAATAGAAAGTCTGTATGAATATACAGGACGTTGGGCTGCTTTAGGTACAAAATAGTACATTAAACCTAAAATTGGCGTTGTTAGGAAAAATGCCACTGCATTATGTCCATACCACCATTGAACAAGAGCATCCTGCACTCCGGCATAAACCGAATAACTCTTCATCGCCATTAATGATACAGGCACCTCTAAGTTATTAAATACGTGGAGGATTGTAATTGTTACAAAAGTTGCTATATAGAACCAAATTGCTACATAAATATGACGCTCACGTCTTTTTATAATTGTAGCAATAAGGTTGTAGCCAAATACTAACCAAACAACTGCAATTGCAATATCAATTGGCCACTCTAATTCGGCATATTCTTTACTTGAGTTGTAACCAAAGGGAAATGTAATAGCGGCAGCAACTATTATTAGTTGCCATCCCCAAAAATTAATCTGGCTGAGCAGATCACTGTACATTCTGGTTTTAAGTAATCGCTGGGTTGAGTAATAAACCCCGGTAAAAATTGAATTACCTACAAAGGCAAAAATCACGGCATTTGTGTGAAGAGGACGTAAACGACCAAAACTAAGCCATGGTAACGACCATTTGTCCTGTGCCATCCATTCCGGGAAAAAAAACAGAAAGGCCACCATTAGCCCTACCAACATTCCCACTACTCCCCATACGATGGTTGCATACAAGAAATTGCGAACGATCTTGTTGTCGTAGTAAAACTTCTGAACTTCCATATAAGATTATTTATTGAGTTTGGTTTTATATTAATTATTATGTTCTAGCTTTTCATCGTTAGATTCATTCTTGTCTTTTTCCTCCTTCTCCTCCACCAACTCATCATCAAATAACATTCTTACCGATGGCGTATAATCATCATCATACTGGCCTTTTTTTACTGCATATAAAAAAACACCCAGAAAAAAGAGAGCGACCAATAAACTTACAACTATTAATACGTAAAGTACATTCATCTTTATAGCAAATAAACTAAAAAAATGCTTTATATCAAGCCCCGATCATAGTTTAAGCATGTTTTTTACTAACTTTTATCATATTGTATCTTAATCAAAACAGCTAAACAGCTCAAATACAGTGTTTTAATTTAATAAATAAGACGTTTTTGTCTCTTATTTGTGTTGATTATAAATTACATGGCTTTTCCCCTTCTAATATTGTAAGGTAATTTATATTCCTTTTTTTTGATTTTTTTTAAATAAATTATATATCCTTTCTGTGATATTTAAAATAAATTGATGCATCTTTGCCGCCAGTTTATATATATATTATATAATACAACTCTTGAATTATTCAATTAAAATATCTATTTCGAGTTTAACACATCAATAAACTCTATAACAAATACCCTTTCAATATTATTTAAATTAAAGGGTAATTCTACCATTGAGCATAATATTTAACTCCTAAAGTTAACCAGTTCTCAAGACCTAAACAACACAAAACCAGCATTTTTAACTAAATTTGAGTAAATTATTTTACTCAACATACAATAACATAATACTAGAATGAAATTTTGGAAGAAATTATCGCATGCAGATATCAATAAAAAAATATCGCGTGCATTAAGGGAAAATGTAAATTTTAAGAACGATACAACACTCGGAATTCCTGCATCCAGGTTAGATAGTGAAGTTTTCTATGACAATGCCCCATTTCTGAAAGATGCCCCTATACTCAGAACATTTGTTCAAAACCCGAACCATATTGGCTGTCATACTTTTGGAGAATCGGAAGCATTTTTCGCGGGTACCCAGGCTCTGGAACGCGAGTTAATCGAGCTATTGGCCGTTGACATGCTGAAAGGTGATGAAAATGACAATTTCGACGGGTATGTTGCCAGTGGAGGAACTGAAGCAAACATCCAGGCTATTTGGATATACAGAAACTACTATAGAAGGATGTTTAAGGCTAAACATGAGGAAATAGCCATAATATCTTCTGCTGATTCTCATTATTCCATGCCCAAAGCCGGTAATTTATTGAACATTGACTGGATTGAGGTTCCTGTTGATTTCAGCACGAGAAAGATTAAGATTGATGAACTTGATAAAACCATTATCAAGGCAAAACAGGATGGTAAAAAATACTTTATTGTTGTTGCAAATATGGCTACAACAATGTTTGGTTCGGTAGATAACCCAAACAATTATGTTGATGCAATGCTAAAACATGAAGTTGAGTTTAAGATGCATGTTGATGGTGCCTTTGGTGGTTTTATTTATCCGATCAGTAACCCCGACACAACTGTTAACTTTACAAATCCACATATTAGTTCTATAACCCTGGATGCACATAAAATGCTACAGGCTCCGTATGGAACAGGTGTTTTCATAGCCCGCAAAAACCTGATGAAGTATGTATTCACAGAAGAGGCTCAATACGTTAGCGGAATGGACATCACATTAAGTGGCAGCAGATCAGGTGCAAATGCTTTAGCAGTTTGGATGATACTGTTTACTTATGGCCCATTTGGGTGGCTGGAAAAGATAAACAAACTACTGTACAGAACTAAATGGCTCACCGAACAACTTGACGAACTTGGTATATCTTATTTCAGGGAACCAAAAATGAATATAGTAACTATGGAGGCTAAACATATTCCGGCTGACATAGTAAAAAAGTACGGACTTGTACCACAAACTCATACAGGAGACAACAAATGGTATAAAATTGTAGTAATGGACCATGTTGATCTCGATGATCTGGAAAAATTCATTAATGATATAAAAGAAACAAAACAATAAAAAATTAAAGGCCGGATTATTCCGGTCTTTTTTGCATATATTTGATTTTAGTGATCCACTAAAATTCCAATGAAAATAAAATAAATAAAATATTATATGGTAAAAGAAAGAACAAGAGCCCAGGAATCATCAGCCGCAATTGAAAAATTGTATGTAACAATGCGTCACCTTTTCAACAGAGGTTTTTATAAACCAAGTGGTATTTCGGGTTTTGCTCTTAAAAATGGTCTTTTATCTCTTCGTCCGGAAATATATGGGAGCATTGCTGACCCCGATAAAGTAGAACTTGATGGTTTGGTTTATGTAATCGACAGACTTCCGGAAGGGATTGAAGAATGTAGATTTATTAATCTTACCTCCGATGAAGGCTTTTCAAAATCTCACTTCGAGGTGATTTATCCATCTAAAAGACGTAGAAACTGTTATCGTATTGATAACGAACAAATGAATATAGAAATAACCCGTGGGCGTTCTGAAATTTACGACATCCTTACCCATCTAACCTTTCTTTTTCATGAAGCTGAAAAAATCAGAAAAAGAGCCGTTGTAAATAAGGAAGGTAAGACAATTAGAGAATGGAATAAAATTGAGGATATTGTATTAAATAACAAGAAACTTAGCGGTAAACATAGAGAAATAGCCCTTACCCACTTAGCAAGTTTATTGGGAAGAAGTTTTGAGGAAGTACTAAACACATATCAGGAATTAGCCACTAAAGATAAGCCCGAACGGTTTATCCATATTATGTATTGGCTGGGTAAACTTTCTATCGATGAAGTGTTGGAAGATAAGAAACGTGAGATCTCTTTCAACGCAATACTCAGAGAAAGTATCGGGCATCACTTACATGGTGAATTATGGTCGAATGCTATTAAAAAAGAACTTATAAAAAGAAATCTGTTCAATAGACCTATACACGTTATAAGTGCAAATATGCA carries:
- a CDS encoding pyridoxal-dependent decarboxylase; translation: MKFWKKLSHADINKKISRALRENVNFKNDTTLGIPASRLDSEVFYDNAPFLKDAPILRTFVQNPNHIGCHTFGESEAFFAGTQALERELIELLAVDMLKGDENDNFDGYVASGGTEANIQAIWIYRNYYRRMFKAKHEEIAIISSADSHYSMPKAGNLLNIDWIEVPVDFSTRKIKIDELDKTIIKAKQDGKKYFIVVANMATTMFGSVDNPNNYVDAMLKHEVEFKMHVDGAFGGFIYPISNPDTTVNFTNPHISSITLDAHKMLQAPYGTGVFIARKNLMKYVFTEEAQYVSGMDITLSGSRSGANALAVWMILFTYGPFGWLEKINKLLYRTKWLTEQLDELGISYFREPKMNIVTMEAKHIPADIVKKYGLVPQTHTGDNKWYKIVVMDHVDLDDLEKFINDIKETKQ
- a CDS encoding CcoQ/FixQ family Cbb3-type cytochrome c oxidase assembly chaperone, which encodes MLRFIKHHMTSMEGIEIYPIISLLIFFLFFAAVTWFAIKTPDKTIHENEMLPFDDSNSDNIL
- the ccoS gene encoding cbb3-type cytochrome oxidase assembly protein CcoS, which encodes MNVLYVLIVVSLLVALFFLGVFLYAVKKGQYDDDYTPSVRMLFDDELVEEKEEKDKNESNDEKLEHNN
- a CDS encoding cbb3-type cytochrome c oxidase N-terminal domain-containing protein; this translates as MKNRIPVYITIPLVLITIAVVIALMLDTEKYPGFWESPYLWMFMFVVALLLLAIDAVNKSLDAIKLHNMSAEERAEVLKGKRTGWKALMNSLTDAKPIEHEKDVLLDHDYDGIQELDNELPPWWVWLFYITIFFAFAYIIRFYVMDGPNQTEEYEIEMAEAKAEVEEYLKNTPDLVSLENVEMLTDAASMDEGNKIFQANCAACHTADGGGMIGPNLTDEYWILGGGIKDVFKTISNGGRPGKGMIAWSASLRPTQIQQVSSFVLSLKGTTPQNPKAPEGDKWEE
- the ccoN gene encoding cytochrome-c oxidase, cbb3-type subunit I; amino-acid sequence: MEVQKFYYDNKIVRNFLYATIVWGVVGMLVGLMVAFLFFFPEWMAQDKWSLPWLSFGRLRPLHTNAVIFAFVGNSIFTGVYYSTQRLLKTRMYSDLLSQINFWGWQLIIVAAAITFPFGYNSSKEYAELEWPIDIAIAVVWLVFGYNLIATIIKRRERHIYVAIWFYIATFVTITILHVFNNLEVPVSLMAMKSYSVYAGVQDALVQWWYGHNAVAFFLTTPILGLMYYFVPKAAQRPVYSYRLSIIHFWSLIFLYIWAGPHHLLYSALPDWAQSLGTVFSIMLIAPSWGGMINGLLTLRGVWDKVREDPILKFFVVAITGYGMSTFEGPMLSLKNVNAIGHFTDWIVGHVHIGALAWNGFLAFGMIYWLLPRMWKTNLYSQKLANLHFWIGTLGILFYAIPLYWAGFAQAAMWKQFNPDGTLVYGNFLETVTQILPMYMMRAFGGTLYLIGILILAWNAIMTIRQGSAVEDEAAEAADLEPVTVSRLPGETWHYALERKPVQFTILAVIAIAIGGAVEIIPTIVVKSNIPTIEAVRPLTALEVEGRDIYIREGCNNCHSQMIRPFRSETERYGEYSKAGEYVYDHPFLWGSKRTGPDLMRIGGKYNDAWHFSHMYDPRITSPGSIMPRYPWLFTDKLDYSLVSEKLKTLSIVGVPYSDTYIEGATANLEEQANEISANLNKDPNIEITADAEIISLIAYLQRLGVDIKTE